The Sylvia atricapilla isolate bSylAtr1 chromosome 3, bSylAtr1.pri, whole genome shotgun sequence genome has a window encoding:
- the SMIM8 gene encoding small integral membrane protein 8, with protein sequence MSSTKTPNENETPKERKPGLRSVQTTMLFRAVNPELFIKPNKPVMAFGLIAISLCVAYLGYLHATAENKKDLYEAIDSEGSRYMRRKTSKWD encoded by the exons ATGTCTTCCACCAAAACtccaaatgaaaatgaaacacccaaagagagaaaaccaggaCTGAGGAGTGTTCAGACAACTATGCTTTTCCGGGCTGTGAACCCAGAGCTTTTCATTAAACCT aaCAAACCTGTGATGGCATTTGGACTGATAGCAATTAGCCTCTGTGTGGCCTACCTTGGTTATTTGCATGCAACAGCAGAGAATAAAAAGGACCTCTACGAAGCAATCGACAGTGAGGGGTCCAGGTATATGAGGAGGAAAACTTCCAAGTGGGACTGA
- the GJB7 gene encoding gap junction beta-7 protein isoform X2, translating to MSWAFLRDLLSGVNKYSTGIGRIWVAVVFMFRLLVYVAAAENIWKHEHDEFECNIKQPGCENVCFDHFFPVSHIRLWALQLIMVSTPSLLVVFHVAYRKKREKHHNQKLYKNPGKIDGGLLCTYLISLILKTGLEIVFLVLFYKLYNGFKIPHLVKCAIKPCPNTVDCYISKPTEKMIFLYFLVATSCLCIVLNLAELSYLVFKYSIKYYLKRHVKKQQGSKSNCCESELISKRQRSAKGAYATNRAQPPSLSVTSPSHFPFRKCLVYLMVWHKDLCIL from the exons atgagctgGGCATTCCTACGTGATCTGCTGAGTGGAGTGAATAAATACTCAACAGGAATTGGAAGAATCTGGGTAGCTGTTGTGTTCATGTTCCGCTTACTGGTTTatgttgctgctgcagaaaacatctggaaaCATGAACATGATGAATTTGAGTGCAATATCAAGCAGCCTGGTTGTGAAAATGTCTGCTTTGaccattttttccctgtctctcaCATCAGACTTTGGGCTTTGCAATTAATCATGGTCTCCACCCCTTCACTCTTGGTTGTCTTTCATGTTgcttacagaaagaaaagagagaaacacCACAACCAGAAACTTTACAAAAATCCAGGAAAGATAGATGGTGGGTTGTTGTGCACTTACCTAATCAgcctcattttaaaaacaggactTGAAATAGTTTTTCTTGTCCTGTTTTATAAATTGTACAATGGATTCAAAATACCACATCTTGTGAAATGTGCCATAAAACCATGTCCCAATACTGTAGACTGTTATATTTCCAAACCTACAGAGAAGATGATTTTCCTCTATTTTCTGGTGGCAACTTCATGCCTGTGCATTGTATTAAATCTAGCTGAACTGAGTTATCTGGTTTTCAAATACtccataaaatattatttgaagaGACACGTGAAGAAACAGCAAGGCTCAAAAAGCAATTGCTGTGAATCAGAACTCATCAG CAAGAGGCAGAGGAGCGCAAAGGGAGCCTATGCCACCAACAGAGCACAACCACCGAGTTTATCTGTAACATCACCATCTCACTTCCCTTTCAGAAAGTGCCTTGTTTATTTAATGGTATGGCATAAGGACTTGTGTATTTTATAG
- the GJB7 gene encoding gap junction beta-7 protein isoform X1 has translation MSWAFLRDLLSGVNKYSTGIGRIWVAVVFMFRLLVYVAAAENIWKHEHDEFECNIKQPGCENVCFDHFFPVSHIRLWALQLIMVSTPSLLVVFHVAYRKKREKHHNQKLYKNPGKIDGGLLCTYLISLILKTGLEIVFLVLFYKLYNGFKIPHLVKCAIKPCPNTVDCYISKPTEKMIFLYFLVATSCLCIVLNLAELSYLVFKYSIKYYLKRHVKKQQGSKSNCCESELIRYNRAAAAGQLHNSSSLPLNMQNEHEKHSPLS, from the coding sequence atgagctgGGCATTCCTACGTGATCTGCTGAGTGGAGTGAATAAATACTCAACAGGAATTGGAAGAATCTGGGTAGCTGTTGTGTTCATGTTCCGCTTACTGGTTTatgttgctgctgcagaaaacatctggaaaCATGAACATGATGAATTTGAGTGCAATATCAAGCAGCCTGGTTGTGAAAATGTCTGCTTTGaccattttttccctgtctctcaCATCAGACTTTGGGCTTTGCAATTAATCATGGTCTCCACCCCTTCACTCTTGGTTGTCTTTCATGTTgcttacagaaagaaaagagagaaacacCACAACCAGAAACTTTACAAAAATCCAGGAAAGATAGATGGTGGGTTGTTGTGCACTTACCTAATCAgcctcattttaaaaacaggactTGAAATAGTTTTTCTTGTCCTGTTTTATAAATTGTACAATGGATTCAAAATACCACATCTTGTGAAATGTGCCATAAAACCATGTCCCAATACTGTAGACTGTTATATTTCCAAACCTACAGAGAAGATGATTTTCCTCTATTTTCTGGTGGCAACTTCATGCCTGTGCATTGTATTAAATCTAGCTGAACTGAGTTATCTGGTTTTCAAATACtccataaaatattatttgaagaGACACGTGAAGAAACAGCAAGGCTCAAAAAGCAATTGCTGTGAATCAGAACTCATCAGGTacaacagagcagcagctgcaggacaacTCCACAACAGCTCATCTTTGCCTCTGAATATGCAAAACGAACATGAAAAACATTCCCCGCTGAGTTGA